In Antechinus flavipes isolate AdamAnt ecotype Samford, QLD, Australia chromosome 3, AdamAnt_v2, whole genome shotgun sequence, a genomic segment contains:
- the LOC127555849 gene encoding arylacetamide deacetylase-like 3: MVPDHKHPVPLNDCITATIYFLRTLDTYGVDPSRVILCGDSAGGTSATSICQMLVTQPDLPKIRAQILIYPYVQGFNFQLPSHQQNKNIPFLTLSNLGLYMSLYLDFHPSWTSIIMQNAHVPPEMWKKYGEIINVNSIPKRFKERGYQPMSPGSFNEDAYLESKTLLHTTHSPLIADDDIIAQLPETLLVSCEFDILRDDALLYKKRLEDQGVPVRWHHMEDGFHGVLVSFGQKGFYFPCSLKILNIIITFIKEL, translated from the coding sequence ATGGTTCCTGACCACAAGCACCCCGTTCCATTGAATGACTGCATAACTGCTACAATCTACTTTCTGAGAACTCTGGACACCTATGGGGTGGATCCATCTCGGGTCATCCTCTGTGGAGACAGTGCTGGAGGGACAAGTGCAACTTCTATTTGCCAAATGCTTGTGACCCAACCAGATCTCCCTAAGATACGAGCACAGATTCTGATTTATCCTTATGTCCAGGGATTTAATTTCCAGCTGCCTTCGCATCAACAGAACAAAAATATCCCATTCCTTACCTTGAGTAATCTTGGACTTTATATGTCCCTTTATTTAGATTTCCACCCGTCTTGGACATCTATAATTATGCAAAATGCTCATGTGCCTCCTGAGATGTGGAAGAAGTATGGGGAAATAATTAATGTCAATAGCATACCTAAGAGGTTCAAAGAGAGAGGCTACCAACCCATGTCACCAGGTTCTTTTAATGAAGATGCTTACTTGGAAAGCAAAACGTTGTTACATACAACACATTCACCCCTAATTGCTGACGATGACATCATTGCCCAACTCCCTGAAACCCTGCTTGTGAGCTGTGAGTTTGATATCCTACGGGATGATGCTTTATTGTACAAGAAGAGGCTGGAGGATCAGGGGGTGCCTGTGAGGTGGCACCACATGGAAGATGGTTTTCACGGAGTGCTCGTCAGCTTTGGCCAAAAGGGGTTTTATTTCCCCTGCTCcttaaaaattctgaatattattattacttttataaaGGAACTGTGA